The Mesorhizobium sp. AR10 genome includes the window TTGCGCCAAATTTTTCACGGCACGAATATCAGAAACACATACGTACAAAACACCACAAGATGAACCATGCCGGTCAGGAATGTCGTCCTTTCATTGCTGAAGCTTACGCTACATATGAACAGCGCCAGGATCAAAAGTACGGTGTCAATCGTGGTAAGCCCCAGAGTCAAACCCCTTCCCGTCAGCAGGCTGGCGGCTGCGACCGCCGGTATTGTCAAACCAATTGTTGCGCAGGCCGAACCCATCGCAACATTCAAGCCGCGCTGCAGCTCATTGTTGAGTGAAGCACGAACTGCCGAAATGGCCTCCGGCATCAAAACCAACCCCGCGATCAATGCCCCCACAATGGCGTCAGCCTGGGTCACCTGGTAGGCAACGAGCGCATCTTCAACACTTGCGGCGACCTGCTCGGCGAGCATGACAATTCCGATCAGCCCGATCATCAGGAGCAGAGCGTTGGCAGAGATGCTTTGGTGAGGGGCAGTTCGTACCGAAACATCGTGTGCTTGTCCTTCGAGGAAGTCGTCGCGGTGCCGGACAGTCTGGGCGAACACAAACCCTGCATAAAGCAGCACGGACAGGACGCTGACAAAACCAAGTTGAGCTGCTGAAAAGGTGCCTGGATCCGTCGTTCGCGTGTAAGTCGGCAGAATAAGCGTCATGACGGTCAGTGCGGCCAGGACCGCCAGATAGGCGCTGGTCCCTTGCCGGACGATTGCCTGCTTGCGATGACGCCAGCCGCCAAGAGCGAGGCACATGCCGACAACGCCGGTGGATGTGATCATCACCGTTGAGAAGACGGACTCCCGTGCCAACGTGGGGTTGTTCTCTCCATGCAGCATCATCGAGACGATGATCGACACTTCGATTGCCGTCACGGCAAAGGTCAGCACCAGCGTGCCGTACGGTTCCCCTACCCGCCGCGCCACCGCCTCGGCGTGGTCGAGCACGACGAAAATGGTGGTGAACATGATCGCACTCGAAAGGGCTCCGACAAGGATCCTGGCGCTCGGCGAACCCTGGTCCACCGACAGCCCGCTGGATCTGACTGCGACGGCCATCACCAGGGCGGCCAAGGGCATCGCATAAGAAGTCACCGATCGTCCGAAACCACTCATCCGAGCCCTGTGCGTTCTGCGAAACTTCGGAGGCCTATGCTCACGCCGTCTTTTGCGCCACCAACCCCAATTCCTCGACCATCGCTTCGCGCATCAGGAATTTCTGCGGCTTGCCGGTCACCGTCATCGGCAATTCGGTGCGGAAGCGTATGTAGCGCGGGATCTTGTAATGCGCGATCTGGCCGGCGCAGAAGGTTTTGATCTCCTGCTCGGTGGCGATCTGGCCCGGCCTCAGCACGATCCAGGCGCACAGTTCCTCACCATATTTTGCATCGGGAATTCCGAACACCTGCACTTCCCTGACCTTGGGATGGCGATAGAGGAACTCCTCGACCTCGCGCGGGTAGACGTTCTCGCCGCCGCGGATGACCATGTCCTTGACCCTACCGACGATGTTGCAATAGCCCTCGGCGTCGATGGTGGCGAGGTCGCCGGTATGCATCCAGCCGTCGCTGTCGATCGCCTCGCGGGTCTTCTCCTCGTCGTCCCAATAGCCCTTCATCACCGAATAGCCGCGCGTGCAGAGCTCGCCCGGCACACCGACCGCGACGGTGGCGCCATCGGCATCGATGGCCTTGACCTCGACATGGGGGTGGATGCGGCCGACGGTAGAGACGCGCTTTTCCAGCGGGTCGTCGACGCTGCTCTGGAACGACACCGGGCTGGTCTCGGTCATGCCATAGGCGATGGTCACCTCGGCCATATGCATCAGCGACACCACCTTCTTCATCACCTCGATCGGGCAGGGCGAGCCGGCCATGATGCCGGTGCGCAGGCTGGAGAGATCGAAGGAGGCGAAATCCGCATGGTCAAGCAGGCCGACGAACATGGTCGGCACGCCATAGAGGCCGGTGCAGCGCTCTGTGGCAATAGCCTTCAGCGTGGCGCCGGCATCGAACCCCTCGCCCGGGAAAACCATGGTCGCGCCCTTGGTGACGCAACCCATCGTGCCCATCGACATGCCGAAGCAGTGATAGAGCGGCACCGGGATGCACAGCCGGTCGTCGACGGTAAGCTTGATCGCCGAGGTGACGAAATTGCCGTTGTTGACGATGTTGTTGTGGGTCAGCGTCGCGCCCTTGGGCGCGCCGGTGGTGCCCGAGGTGAACTGGATGTTGATGGCCTCGCCCGGTTTCAGCTTCTCGGAGATGCGGTCGAGACTGTCATGCTCGTCGCGTCCAGCCATCGCCAGCACGTCGCCGAAATTGAACATGCCGGGCGAGTTCTCGTCGCCCATGCGGATGACGATTTTCAGCGCAGGCAACTTCTTCGCCTTGAGCTTGCCCGGCGTCGCCGTGGCGATCTCTGGCGCCAGCGTCTCGATCATGCCGAGATAGTCGGAGGTCTTGAATTTGGCGGCCGTGACCAGCGCCGTGCAGCCGACCTTGTTGAGCGCATATTCCAATTCGGTCAGCCGGTAGGCCGGGTTGATGTTGACCAGGATCAGACCGATGCGCGCGGTGGCGAACTGCGTCACCAGCCACTCCCAGCGGTTGGGCGACCAGATGCCGACGCGATCGCCTTTTTCGAGGTCGAGCGCCAGGAAACCGGCAGCCAGCGCATCTACGGTGTCGGACAGTTCGCTCCAGGTGAAACGCTTGTCCTGGTCGACGAAGACGGCGGCATCGAGTGTGCCGTATTTGCTGACGGTATCGGAAAACAGCTGGGGAATCGTCTGGTGCAGCAGCGGCACGGTGCGCTCGCCCGACACATGCGCCCTACCGTCTATCGGCGCGACGAATGTGCGACCGCGCAGGTGGGTGGCATTCTTCAACTCGTCGAGATGGATCGCCATCGCCGTCTCCTCCGCAGACGGAGCCGAGCCTATCAGCCTGCCGGGGCGGTGGAAATCCCGTCGATGGGAGCGGGGCACCTCCCCCTCGAGGGCAGGGTGCCGAGCGAAGCGAGGCGGGTTGGGTCGTCTCGCCTCAAGCACTGCCGCGATGACCCCTCCCGTCCATCCGCCTTCGGCGGCTGTCCACCCTCCCCTCAAGGGGGAGGGAGGGCGCTCATCTTCGCGGCGATGTCGCGCAGCACGGCTTCATCCGCCGCCGCACGATCTTTCCTGGATGCCACCAGACAAGCCTGCGACTTCAGCACAACGCCGTCGGCCAGCACCTTCAGATGATTGGCGCGCAGCGTCGAGCCTGACGTGGTGATGTCGACGATGACATCGGCCAATCCCGCCGCCGGCGCGCCCTCGGTGGCGCCCAGGCTCTCAACGATGCGATAGACCTGGATGCCGTGCTTCAGAGAAAAGAATTGCTGGGTCAGCCGCCAGTATTTGGTGGCAATGCGCAGCCGCCTTCCATGGCGCTGGCGGAAGTCGGCAGCGACATCGTCGAGATCGGCCATGGTATCGACATCAAGCCAGATGTCGGGCACCGCCACCACGACATCGGCATTTCCGAAACCGAGGCGGGCAATGATTTCCGCGCGCGCTTCCCAGTCGGCAATGTTTTCGCGCAACAGATCCTCGCCGGTGATGCCGAGATCGACCGAGCCCTGGCCGATCTCTCCAGCGATTTCGGAGGCCGACAGGAACGCCACCTCGATGCTTTCGGCGCCTTCGATGCGGGCGCGGTATTTGCGCTCGTCGCCGGGCAGGCTGACGGCAAGCCCGGCCTTGGCCAGCACCTCCAGCGCCTGCTCCTTTAGCCGGCCTTTCGACGGGATTGCCAGCGTGATCATTCAAGCCTTCTCCCGCAGCGCTTCGATACGATCGAGCCAGACGGAAAAGCCGACGCCGGGAATCGGCGTTTTCGCGCCGAGCAGTGTCAGCAGCCGGTCGTAGCGGCCACCACCGGCCAGCGGCCGTTCGCCATCCTGCGCCGCGATCTCGAAGACGAGGCCGGTGTAATAATCAAGCGGCCGGCCAAAGGCGGCGTCGTAGCGGATCGTTTTGATCGGCAGGCCAAGCGCCTCGATCGATTTTGCACGGGCGGCAAAATTCTCCAGCGCCACACCCAAGGAAAGACCGGCACCGGCCGCGAAGGTTTCGAGCGCCTGAGCCGCGCCATCGAGCGGTACGTCGATGGCAAGAAAAGTCTTCAGTGCCGAAAACGCCTCGTTCGACAGCCGCACGCTGCGCAACTCGGCCTTCTCGATCAGCCGCCGCGCGATGTCGGAGGGCGAGCGCCCGGCCGATGCCGACAGCCCCGCCTCCTCCATGCCGCCGGCGATGTGCGTCGATAGGCCTTCAAGATCGCCGTCGAGGACGAGGGCTGCGACCGCGCCGGAGAGCTGACCGTTGCGCGGCGGGTTGGCCAGGTCGGCCAGGGCCGCCTCCAGCATAGACGCCGAGCCGAAGGCGCGGGCAAGGCGCATGCGCCAGCCGCGCGGCAGACCGAGCGCCGCCAGCACGGCTTCAAAGATGGTCTGATCGCCGAGCATGATTTTCAAGGGCTGGCCCGGCAGCACCAGCGACAGCAGCGCATGCGCATCGGCCAGCGACCGCGCATCGGCCTGCGCCGTGTCGCGATCGCCGAGATCCTCGATGCCGGCCTGGAAGAATTCATTGCCGCCCTCACGGCGCTGGCGAAAGACCTCGCCGAGATAGGAATAGCGGCGCGGTGTGCCGGCCTGGCTCGAAATATGGTCGAGGCAGACGGGAATGGTGAATTCGGGCCGCAGGCACAGTGTCTGACCGGTCTCGCTTTCGGTGAGGAAAATACGGCGGCGCAGATCCTCGCCGGCCATGTCGAGGAACGGGTCGGCCGGCTGCAGCACCGCCACCTCGACCGCATGCGTGCCACGCGCGGCGAAGAGTTTTGCGATGTCCGCGGCGATGGCGGGAAAGCGGGAGGTCATGGACAGGATGGGCGCGAGGCACCCCCCTCTGGCCCGCCGGCCATCTCCCCCTCAAGGGGGGAGATCGACAGCTTCAGGCTCGGCACCTCTTCTTCAACACTGGAAATTGGCGAAAGCCCACGCGACATCCAATCTCCCCCCTTGAGGGGGAGATTGCCGGCAGGCCAGAGGGGGGTGTTCAAGCGCCACCCTTCGCGCGATCGGCTGCCTGCGCCGCGAGTATCTTCTTCACCTCAACGACCAGTTCGCTTTCCGCCACCGTCACCTGCGCCGGCCGTGCGGCGCGCCATTCGGCGTTGTCTGATATCTCGGCCGACATGCGCGCGCCCTCGATCAGATCCTTGATCTGCAGCTCGCCCTTGGCGCGCTCGTCGCCGCCCTGGATGATGGCGACCGGGCTGCCGCGACGGTCGGCATATTTGAGCTGCGCCTTCATGCCGGCGCCGCCGAGATACATTTCGGAGCGGATGCCGGCGGCGCGCAACTCGCCGACCATCTTCTGGTAGCGGCCGAGGCTTTCGGTGTCCTTGTCCATCACCAGCACGACGACCGGAGCGATGACGTCCGACGTGTCGAGCTTGCCGAGGTTCTTCAGCGCCGTCATCAGGC containing:
- a CDS encoding calcium:proton antiporter, which gives rise to MFTTIFVVLDHAEAVARRVGEPYGTLVLTFAVTAIEVSIIVSMMLHGENNPTLARESVFSTVMITSTGVVGMCLALGGWRHRKQAIVRQGTSAYLAVLAALTVMTLILPTYTRTTDPGTFSAAQLGFVSVLSVLLYAGFVFAQTVRHRDDFLEGQAHDVSVRTAPHQSISANALLLMIGLIGIVMLAEQVAASVEDALVAYQVTQADAIVGALIAGLVLMPEAISAVRASLNNELQRGLNVAMGSACATIGLTIPAVAAASLLTGRGLTLGLTTIDTVLLILALFICSVSFSNERTTFLTGMVHLVVFCTYVFLIFVP
- a CDS encoding AMP-binding protein, producing MAIHLDELKNATHLRGRTFVAPIDGRAHVSGERTVPLLHQTIPQLFSDTVSKYGTLDAAVFVDQDKRFTWSELSDTVDALAAGFLALDLEKGDRVGIWSPNRWEWLVTQFATARIGLILVNINPAYRLTELEYALNKVGCTALVTAAKFKTSDYLGMIETLAPEIATATPGKLKAKKLPALKIVIRMGDENSPGMFNFGDVLAMAGRDEHDSLDRISEKLKPGEAINIQFTSGTTGAPKGATLTHNNIVNNGNFVTSAIKLTVDDRLCIPVPLYHCFGMSMGTMGCVTKGATMVFPGEGFDAGATLKAIATERCTGLYGVPTMFVGLLDHADFASFDLSSLRTGIMAGSPCPIEVMKKVVSLMHMAEVTIAYGMTETSPVSFQSSVDDPLEKRVSTVGRIHPHVEVKAIDADGATVAVGVPGELCTRGYSVMKGYWDDEEKTREAIDSDGWMHTGDLATIDAEGYCNIVGRVKDMVIRGGENVYPREVEEFLYRHPKVREVQVFGIPDAKYGEELCAWIVLRPGQIATEQEIKTFCAGQIAHYKIPRYIRFRTELPMTVTGKPQKFLMREAMVEELGLVAQKTA
- the hisG gene encoding ATP phosphoribosyltransferase, coding for MITLAIPSKGRLKEQALEVLAKAGLAVSLPGDERKYRARIEGAESIEVAFLSASEIAGEIGQGSVDLGITGEDLLRENIADWEARAEIIARLGFGNADVVVAVPDIWLDVDTMADLDDVAADFRQRHGRRLRIATKYWRLTQQFFSLKHGIQVYRIVESLGATEGAPAAGLADVIVDITTSGSTLRANHLKVLADGVVLKSQACLVASRKDRAAADEAVLRDIAAKMSALPPP
- a CDS encoding ATP phosphoribosyltransferase regulatory subunit, which encodes MTSRFPAIAADIAKLFAARGTHAVEVAVLQPADPFLDMAGEDLRRRIFLTESETGQTLCLRPEFTIPVCLDHISSQAGTPRRYSYLGEVFRQRREGGNEFFQAGIEDLGDRDTAQADARSLADAHALLSLVLPGQPLKIMLGDQTIFEAVLAALGLPRGWRMRLARAFGSASMLEAALADLANPPRNGQLSGAVAALVLDGDLEGLSTHIAGGMEEAGLSASAGRSPSDIARRLIEKAELRSVRLSNEAFSALKTFLAIDVPLDGAAQALETFAAGAGLSLGVALENFAARAKSIEALGLPIKTIRYDAAFGRPLDYYTGLVFEIAAQDGERPLAGGGRYDRLLTLLGAKTPIPGVGFSVWLDRIEALREKA